The genomic window GGGGGTTGTCGATCATGGCGCCATCGTATCGACGGCCGCATGAACGAGGGGTGACACGCGGACGGCGCGCTCCCCCGGGATTCCGGGGAGAGCGCGCCGTCAGGAGTGCTGCGGTGCTGCGGACTACGCGGCGGCCTTCGGCGCCGAGGTGTCGGCGGGGAGAGCGGCCTTCGCCACGGCGACGATCGCGCTGAACGCGGCGGCGTCGTTGACGGCGAGGTCGGCGAGCATGCGGCGGTCGACCTCGACGCCGGCCAGGGCGAGACCCTGGATGAGGCGGTTGTAGGTCAGGCCGTTCTGGCGCGACGCGGCGTTGATGCGCTGGATCCAGAGGCGACGGAACTCGCCCTTCTTCGCGCGACGGTCGCGGTACGAGTAGACGAGGGAGTGGGTGACCTGCTCCTTGGCCTTGCGGTACAGGCGCGACCGCTGACCGCGGTAGCCCTCTGCACGCTCGAGGATGACGCGACGCTTCTTGTGGGCGTTGACTGCCCGCTTGACTCTAGCCATGTTCGGATTCCTTCAGTTCTGGTGGCTCGGCGTTACTTCTTGCCGATGAGCTTCTTGATGACCTTGGCGTCGGCGGGGGCCAGCACGACCTCCTTGTTCAGACGACGAGTGAGCTCGCTCGACTTCTTCTCGAGGTTGTGGCGCATACCGGCGCCCTGCTTCATGACCTTGCCGGAGCCGGTCAGCTTGAAACGCTTCTTCGCACCGGAGTGGGTCTTCTGCTTGGGCATGGTGTTCCTCTTCCTTGTTCCAGGTATCTACTCCGCCGTGGGGGCGGGGGTCTTCGGAGCCGCGGGCATGCGCGGCGTGGGGGCGTTCTTCGGAGTGGGCTTGAGCGGCGGCTTGCCGACGGCCGGCTTCGGCGTCGACTTGGCGGCGGGCTTGCTCGTCGCCGGCTTGCTCGCGGCGGGCTTGCTCGCCGCGGCCGGCTTCTCATCGGCCGTCGTCGGATCGGCCGCAGCCGCGTCGGACGCGGCCGGGGCGGTCTCGGCCGGTGCCTCGGCGGCGGGAGCCGCTGCCGGCGCCTTCCGCGCGGCGGCGGGAGCCTTCACGAACTCGGCGGGCAGCACCTCGGCCGGAGCCTCGGTCGCCGCGGTGCTCGCGGCAGCCTCCTCGGAGCGGTCGGCACCGGCGCTCGGGGCCGACTCGTCCGCCTTGCGGG from Microcella daejeonensis includes these protein-coding regions:
- the rplT gene encoding 50S ribosomal protein L20 — protein: MARVKRAVNAHKKRRVILERAEGYRGQRSRLYRKAKEQVTHSLVYSYRDRRAKKGEFRRLWIQRINAASRQNGLTYNRLIQGLALAGVEVDRRMLADLAVNDAAAFSAIVAVAKAALPADTSAPKAAA
- the rpmI gene encoding 50S ribosomal protein L35; the encoded protein is MPKQKTHSGAKKRFKLTGSGKVMKQGAGMRHNLEKKSSELTRRLNKEVVLAPADAKVIKKLIGKK